In Musa acuminata AAA Group cultivar baxijiao chromosome BXJ3-9, Cavendish_Baxijiao_AAA, whole genome shotgun sequence, a single genomic region encodes these proteins:
- the LOC103999066 gene encoding glutathione S-transferase U19-like, translating to MRAMKAVVLLDFWASPFGQRCRIALAEKGVEYEYREENIRGDKSPLLLESNPVYKKIPVLIHDGKPVCESLIIVLYIDEAWPDRAPLLPADHYARAQARFWADFVDKKVCESALNLWKLKGEAQEAAKEDFIEILRLLECELGDKKYFGGDVFGFVDIVLVPFTTWFYSCETYAGFSVEEAVPKLVAWSKRCLERESVANSLYDPVKIYEYVKTIFG from the exons ATGAGAGCGATGAAGGCGGTGGTGCTGCTGGACTTCTGGGCGAGCCCGTTCGGGCAGCGGTGCCGGATCGCGCTGGCGGAGAAGGGAGTGGAGTACGAGTACAGGGAGGAGAACATCAGGGGGGACAAGAGCCCCCTGCTGCTCGAGTCCAACCCCGTGTACAAGAAGATCCCCGTCCTCATCCACGACGGCAAGCCTGTGTGCGAGTCCCTGATCATCGTCCTGTACATTGACGAGGCGTGGCCCGACCGCGCGCCGCTGCTTCCTGCCGACCACTACGCCCGCGCCCAGGCCCGCTTCTGGGCCGACTTCGTCGACAAGAAG GTCTGTGAATCTGCATTGAATCTGTGGAAGCTTAAGGGCGAGGCCCAGGAGGCGGCCAAGGAGGACTTCATCGAGATCCTCAGGCTCCTGGAGTGCGAGCTGGGGGACAAGAAGTACTTCGGCGGCGACGTCTTCGGCTTCGTTGACATCGTGCTCGTCCCCTTCACGACCTGGTTCTACAGCTGCGAGACCTACGCCGGGTTCAGCGTCGAGGAGGCCGTCCCCAAGCTGGTGGCGTGGAGCAAGCGGTGCCTGGAGAGGGAAAGTGTCGCCAACTCCCTTTACGACCCCGTCAAAATCTATGAGTATGTCAAGACGATATTTGGATAG
- the LOC103999070 gene encoding probable glutathione S-transferase parA: protein MKAVVLLDFWASPFGQRCRIALAEKGVDYEYREENVLGDKSPLLLQSNPVHKKIPVLIHDGKPVCESLIIVQYIDEAWPDRAPLLPADPYSRAQARFWADFVDVKFNECGSRLWKLKGEAQAAAKEEFIGILKLLEGELGDKKYFGGDAFGFVDVALAPFVSWFYSYETCAGFSIEEAAPKVVAWGKRCMERESVANALSHPDKIYEIVGVLKKKFGVE from the exons ATGAAGGCGGTGGTGCTGCTGGACTTCTGGGCGAGCCCGTTCGGGCAGCGGTGCCGCATCGCATTGGCGGAGAAGGGAGTGGATTACGAGTACAGGGAGGAGAACGTCCTGGGGGACAAGAGCCCGCTGCTGCTGCAGTCCAACCCCGTGCACAAGAAGATCCCCGTCCTCATCCACGATGGCAAGCCCGTGTGCGAGTCCCTGATCATCGTCCAGTACATCGACGAGGCGTGGCCCGACCGCGCGCCGCTGCTTCCCGCCGACCCCTACTCCCGCGCCCAGGCCCGTTTCTGGGCCGACTTCGTCGACGTGAAG TTCAATGAATGCGGGTCAAGGCTGTGGAAGCTCAAGGGCGAGGCCCAGGCGGCGGCCAAGGAGGAGTTCATCGGGATCCTGAAGCTGCTGGAGGGCGAGCTGGGGGACAAGAAGTACTTCGGCGGTGACGCCTTCGGATTCGTCGACGTCGCGCTCGCCCCCTTCGTGTCCTGGTTCTACAGCTACGAGACCTGCGCCGGCTTCAGCATCGAAGAGGCGGCGCCCAAGGTGGTGGCCTGGGGCAAAAGGTGCATGGAGCGGGAGAGCGTGGCCAACGCACTGTCACACCCCGACAAGATCTACGAGATAGTCGGCGTTCTAAAGAAGAAATTTGGGGTCGAGTAG
- the LOC103999071 gene encoding glutathione S-transferase U20-like, translating into MKAVVLLGFWVSPFGQRCQIALAEKGVEYEYREETVPRDKSPLLLESNPVYKKIPVLIHDGKPVCESLIIVQYIDEAWPDRAPLIPADPYARAQARFWADFVDKKVCESALNLLKLKGEAQEAAKEEFIESLRLLECELGDKKYFGGDAFGFVDIALVPLTSWFYSFGTYGGFSVEEAVPKLVAWSKLCLERESVANSLCDPLKVYEYAKKIFG; encoded by the exons ATGAAGGCGGTGGTGCTGCTGGGATTCTGGGTGAGCCCGTTCGGGCAGCGGTGCCAGATCGCGCTGGCGGAGAAGGGGGTGGAGTATGAGTACAGGGAGGAGACCGTCCCGCGGGACAAGAGCCCGCTGCTGCTCGAGTCCAACCCCGTGTACAAGAAGATCCCCGTCCTCATCCACGACGGCAAGCCTGTGTGCGAGTCCCTGATCATCGTCCAGTACATCGACGAGGCGTGGCCCGACCGCGCGCCGCTAATTCCCGCCGACCCCTACGCCCGCGCCCAGGCCCGCTTCTGGGCCGACTTCGTCGACAAGAAG GTCTGTGAATCTGCATTGAATCTGTTAAAGCTCAAGGGCGAGGCCCAGGAGGCGGCCAAGGAGGAGTTCATCGAGAGCCTGAGGCTCCTGGAGTGCGAGCTGGGGGACAAGAAGTACTTCGGCGGCGACGCCTTCGGCTTCGTCGACATCGCGCTCGTCCCCTTAACGTCCTGGTTCTACAGCTTCGGGACCTACGGCGGGTTCAGCGTCGAGGAGGCGGTCCCCAAGCTGGTGGCGTGGAGCAAACTGTGCCTGGAGAGGGAAAGTGTCGCCAACTCCCTTTGCGACCCCCTCAAAGTCTATGAGTATGCCAAGAAGATATTTGGATAG
- the LOC103999408 gene encoding glutathione S-transferase U20-like, producing the protein MAETKGLMLLNFWPSPNGMRCRVALAEKGLEYVYREEESILECKSRLLAKSDPVRMRVPVLLHDGKPVCESLVIVQYLDEVWPYRAPLLPADPYGRAKARYWADFIDKEIFGCGLKLWKLEGEKQEEARDQFIRALKVLEGELGAKKYFGGDTFGFVDIILVPVVAWYRTYELFGIFRTEIQAPRLMAWGKRCMERESVAMSSLPDPHKVYEFVCFLRNKNPGLQPF; encoded by the exons ATGGCGGAGACGAAGGGGTTGATGCTGCTGAACTTTTGGCCGAGCCCCAATGGGATGCGCTGCCGGGTGGCGTTGGCGGAGAAGGGGTTGGAGTACGTGTACAGAGAGGAGGAGAGCATATTGGAGTGCAAGAGCCGGCTGCTGGCGAAGTCCGACCCCGTGCGCATGAGAGTCCCTGTCCTCCTCCACGACGGCAAGCCCGTGTGCGAGTCCCTAGTCATCGTCCAGTACCTCGACGAGGTGTGGCCCTACCGCGCGCCGCTGCTGCCCGCCGACCCCTACGGCCGCGCCAAGGCCCGCTACTGGGCCGACTTCATCGACAAGGAG ATCTTCGGGTGTGGGCTGAAGCTGTGGAAGCTCGAGGGAGAGAAACAGGAGGAGGCGAGGGATCAGTTCATTCGGGCACTCAAGGTCTTGGAAGGTGAGTTAGGGGCGAAGAAGTACTTCGGCGGCGACACCTTTGGCTTCGTCGACATCATCCTCGTCCCTGTCGTGGCCTGGTACCGCACCTACGAGCTATTTGGAATCTTCAGGACGGAGATACAAGCTCCGAGGCTGATGGCGTGGGGCAAGCGGTGCATGGAGAGGGAGAGCGTCGCCATGTCGTCGCTTCCTGACCCCCACAAGGTTTACGAGTTCGTGTGCTTCCTGAGGAACAAGAACCCCGGGTTGCAGCCATTCTAG
- the LOC135649013 gene encoding probable glutathione S-transferase yields MAETKDLVLLNYWVSPYGMRCQIALAEKRVEYEHKEENVMEKSPLLLQSNPVHKKIPVLVHGGKPVCESLVIVQYVDEAWPDRAPLLPVDAYGRAQARFWADFVDKKIFECGTKLWKLKKEAQGEAKKEFTEGLKLLEDELGEKKYFGGDAFGFVDIALVPLMAWFRTYESFGSFSAETEAPKLVAWGKRCMERESVAMSLPDPAKVYELVCFIRKTFGLE; encoded by the exons ATGGCGGAGACGAAGGATTTGGTGCTGCTGAACTACTGGGTGAGCCCTTACGGGATGCGCTGCCAGATCGCGCTGGCGGAGAAGCGGGTGGAGTACGAGCACAAGGAGGAGAACGTGATGGAGAAGAGCCCGCTGCTGCTGCAGTCCAACCCCGTGCACAAGAAGATCCCGGTCCTCGTCCACGGCGGCAAGCCCGTGTGCGAGTCCCTCGTCATCGTCCAGTATGTGGACGAGGCGTGGCCGGACCGCGCGCCGCTGCTGCCCGTCGACGCCTACGGCCGCGCCCAGGCCCGCTTCTGGGCCGACTTCGTCGACAAGAAG ATCTTTGAGTGTGGGACTAAGCTATGGAAGCTCAAGAAAGAGGCACAAGGAGAGGCGAAGAAGGAGTTCACTGAGGGACTCAAGCTCCTGGAGGACGAGCTGGGGGAGAAGAAGTACTTCGGCGGCGACGCCTTCGGCTTCGTCGACATCGCCCTCGTCCCTCTCATGGCCTGGTTCCGCACCTACGAGTCCTTTGGAAGCTTCAGCGCGGAGACGGAGGCTCCCAAGCTGGTGGCGTGGGGCAAGAGGTGCATGGAGAGGGAGAGCGTCGCCATGTCGCTTCCTGACCCCGCCAAGGTTTACGAGTTAGTGTGCTTCATAAGGAAGACGTTCGGGCTCGAGTGA
- the LOC103999073 gene encoding uncharacterized protein LOC103999073: MNGLRVNSSPQLIPPSGVDHPNEATLEENVKSLLRLIHDYTEGGGRRPQCVTGMMTVLDGLKSQVQKLQPPRRGEAELRRCNTDLRRGAPPREKKPLDPAADEVQKLRRELFTNMTARRNLERMFSSLGKEKEIMAAELTRKARELAEAEELVDDLRAQNEVLLEKVKACASEHKKNGGQSQLNSVLQERNKALSEQLLKSLDAYRTVKRWLRDAQEENARIVLEAAEVAAASAGIVHRVRERMEGGGNGKVRTEGEINSLEQMLHGLQGKLRKVSPKNKGDC; encoded by the exons ATGAACGGTTTGCGTGTGAATTCGTCCCCCCAGTTGATTCCTCCGAGTGGTGTAGATCATCCAAACGAAGCCACCTTGGAAG AGAATGTGAAGTCGTTGTTGAGGTTGATACATGATTACACAGAAGGCGGTGGGCGCAGACCACAATGCGTCACCGGGATGATGACGGTCCTCGATGGTCTGAAGTCTCAGGTCCAGAAACTGCAGCCTCCACGGAGGGGAGAGGCCGAGCTCCGCAGGTGCAACACCGACCTCCGCCGTGGCGCGCCTCCGAGGGAGAAGAAGCCCCTCGACCCGGCTGCTGACGAGGTCCAGAAGCTACGCCGGGAGCTGTTCACGAACATGACCGCCCGCAGGAACCTGGAGAGGATGTTCTCCAGCCTTGGCAAGGAGAAGGAGATCATGGCGGCGGAGCTGACGAGGAAGGCGCGGGAGCTGGCGGAGGCGGAGGAGCTCGTCGACGACCTCCGGGCGCAGAACGAGGTGCTTCTGGAGAAGGTCAAGGCGTGCGCGTCGGAGCACAAGAAGAACGGCGGGCAGTCGCAGCTCAACTCGGTGCTGCAGGAGCGGAACAAGGCACTGTCGGAGCAGCTCCTCAAGTCGTTGGATGCGTACAGAACGGTGAAGAGGTGGCTAAGGGATGCCCAGGAGGAGAACGCGAGGATCGTTTTGGAGGCCGCGGAGGTGGCGGCGGCGAGCGCGGGGATCGTGCATCGCGTACGTGAAAGAATGGAGGGAGGTGGGAATGGGAAGGTGAGGACGGAGGGGGAGATTAACTCCTTGGAGCAGATGCTGCATGGATTGCAAGGGAAGCTGAGGAAAGTTAGCCCAAAAAATAAGGGAGATTGTTAG